One Hypanus sabinus isolate sHypSab1 chromosome 4, sHypSab1.hap1, whole genome shotgun sequence genomic region harbors:
- the LOC132392154 gene encoding uncharacterized protein LOC132392154 codes for MDRVQSGIQSQWTGYRAGFRAGGQGTERDSEPVDRVQSGIQSPWTGYRAGFRAGGQGTERDSEPADRVQSGIQSRWTGYRAGFRASGQGTERDSEPADRVQSGIQSQWTGYRAGFRAGGQVRVLAGTLLFPAPLRVPAGTLLFPAPLRVPAGTLLFTAPLRVPAGTLLFPAPLRVPAGTLLFTAPLRVLAGTLLFPAPLRVPAGTLLFPAPLRVPAGTLLFPAPLRVPAGTLLFPAPLRVPAGTLLFPAPLRVPAGTLLFPAPLRVPAGTLLFTAPLRVPAGTLLFPAPLRVLAGTLLFTAPLRVLAGTLLFPAPLRVLAGTLLFTAPLRVLAGTLLFPAPLRVLAGTLLFPAPLRVLAGTLLFPAPLRVLAGTLLFPAPLRVLAGMLFFTHCFGFVLDAVHFRYQYCKARAAFSAAVQLVCVVRPTPSLTHLPTRNPLSLHREVVPSAEDFSERRLLTCPCSRAHCEWEGPLSALLLHLTSSHHSVARLQGESVVFLACGVHLPGSASWVTVQSCLGHHFVLVLEKEEGRQRFLAFVLLLGTSRQAEGFSYRLLLNGHRRRLTWEATPRGVAEGPASVSTSTDSLVFDTVMARTFATNGSLAINVTISCC; via the exons ATGGACAGGGTACAGagcgggattcagagccagtggacagGGTACagagcgggattcagagccggcggacaggGTACAGagcgggattcagagccagtggacagGGTACAGAGCGGGATTCAGAGCCCGTGGACAGGGTACagagcgggattcagagccggcggacaggGTACagagcgggattcagagccggcggacaggGTACagagcgggattcagagccggtggacagGGTACAGagcgggattcagagccagtggacagGGTACagagcgggattcagagccggcggacaggGTACAGagcgggattcagagccagtggacagGGTACagagcgggattcagagccggcggacagg TCCGGGTGCTGGCTGGGACTCTGCTCTTCCCCGCTCCGCTCCGGGTGCCGGCTGGGACTCTGCTCTTCCCCGCTCCGCTCCGGGTGCCGGCTGGGACTCTGCTCTTCACCGCTCCGCTCCGGGTGCCGGCTGGGACTCTGCTCTTCCCCGCTCCGCTCCGGGTGCCGGCTGGGACTCTGCTCTTCACCGCTCCGCTCCGGGTGCTGGCTGGGACTCTGCTCTTCCCCGCTCCGCTCCGGGTGCCGGCTGGGACTCTGCTCTTCCCCGCTCCGCTCCGGGTGCCGGCTGGGACTCTGCTCTTCCCCGCTCCGCTCCGGGTGCCGGCTGGGACTCTGCTCTTCCCCGCTCCGCTCCGGGTGCCGGCTGGGACTCTGCTCTTCCCCGCTCCGCTCCGGGTGCCGGCTGGGACTCTGCTCTTCCCCGCTCCGCTCCGGGTGCCGGCTGGGACTCTGCTCTTCACCGCTCCGCTCCGGGTGCCGGCTGGGACTCTGCTCTTCCCCGCTCCGCTCCGGGTGCTGGCTGGGACTCTGCTCTTCACCGCTCCGCTCCGGGTGCTGGCTGGGACTCTGCTCTTCCCCGCTCCGCTCCGGGTGCTGGCTGGGACTCTGCTCTTCACCGCTCCGCTCCGGGTGCTGGCTGGGACTCTGCTCTTCCCCGCTCCGCTCCGGGTGCTGGCTGGGACTCTGCTCTTCCCCGCTCCGCTCCGGGTGCTGGCTGGGACTCTGCTCTTCCCCGCTCCGCTCCGGGTGCTGGCTGGGACTCTGCTCTTCCCCGCTCCGCTCCGGGTGCTGGCTGGGATGCTCTTCTTCACGCACTGCTTCGGTTTTGTGCTGGACGCCGTGCACTTCCGATATCAGTACTGCAAGGCGAGAGCCGCCTTCTCGGCCGCTGTCCAACTTGTGTGTGTCGTGCGACCGACACCCAGCCTGACG CACCTGCCAACTCGAAACCCGCTTTCCCTGCATCGTGAGGTGGTGCCCAGCGCTGAGGACTTCTCCGAGAGACGCCTGCTGACCTGCCCGTGCAGCAGAGCGCACTGTGAATGGGAGGGCCCCCTCAGTGCGCTCCTGCTGCACCTGACCAGCAGCCACCACAGCGTGGCCAGGCTGCAGGGAGAGAGCGTGGTCTTCCTGGCCTGCGGCGTCCACCTGCCCGGCTCAGCCAGCTGGGTGACTGTGCAGTCCTGCCTCGGACACCACTTCGTGCTGGttctggagaaggaggaggggcgcCAGCGGTTCCTGGCCTTCGTGCTGCTGCTCGGCACATCCAGGCAAGCGGAGGGCTTCTCCTATCGGCTCCTGCTGAACGGCCACCGCCGGAGACTCACGTGGGAGGCCACTCCGCGAGGGGTGGCTGAGGGGCCCGCCTCGGTCAGCACCAGCACCGACAGTCTGGTCTTCGACACAGTGATGGCCCGAACGTTCGCCACTAATGGAAGTCTTGCCATCAACGTGACCATATCCTGCTGCTGA